CGCTGTTGCCCACTCGCTGCTCCTTGTGCGGTCGGTTCGAGAACCTCGATCGCGATGCCGGCGCACGACCGAGGCTGAAACGTTCAACGTCGCACGCGCAGTGCTATTCCCGCGGTGCACAGGAACACTGCCGCCTCGTAGGCCATGGCGTGCCCGAAGGACTGCCCGGCCGTGAAGTACGTCGCACCGGCCAGCGCCACGCCGAGCGAACCGCCGAGCTGCTGGGCTGTCGGCAGCAATCCTGCGGCCGAGCCCGCCGCCGCGGGCTCCACTCCGGACAGCACCAGGGTGAATGCCGAGGCGGTGAACACCCCGAACGCGGCCCCGGCAGGCACCAGCAGCGCGAGGGTCGCCCAGGTCGAGGAGATTCCGAGGATGAGCGCTGAGGCCGCCGCGGCGAACAACGCCGCCGCCACGGCGAGCAACCGGGGACCGAAGCGGGCGGCGAGCCGGGGAGCGACCCGGCTGCCCGCGATCGCCGCGATCGGATAGGGCGCGTTGAGCAGCCCGGCCGCCAGTGCGCTGTGGCCAGCGGAGATTTGCAAGTGCATCAGCAGCAGGTAGTTGAATGAGGGGAGGCCTGCGTTGAACATCAGCACCAGCAGGATCCCGGTGCGGGTAGTGGGGTCGCGCAGCACGCTCGGGTGCAGCAGGGGATCGCGGGCGCGGCGCTGAGTCAGGGCGAACGCGCCGAGGACCGTCCCGGAAACCGCGAAGCAGGCCCACGTCGACCAGGGCGCGAGATCCCGGCCGAGCGCGACCGGCAGGATCAGCGACCCGAGTCCCGTCGTGGCCAGTACGGCGCCCAGCCAGTCGACGGTGACTCCTGCGGCGGTCCGGCCACGAGGCAGCAGGCGGCTTCCGGCCAGCGCTAGCAGGCCGACCGGGACGTTCACCAGGAAGACGAGCCGCCACCCGAACTCGTGCGGGGCGGCGGCGAGCAGCACGCCGCCCAGCGCCGGACCGATGAGCGAGGCGATGCCCATCGTCGCGGTGAGCAGGCCCAGCGCGTGCGGACGGCGCGCGACGGGCACCTCGGATTGGAGGATCGACAGGACTTGCGGCCCCATCAGCCCGCTGCCCACGCCTTGCACGAGCCGCGCGAGCACCAGCAGCTCACCGGTGGGGGCGGCCGCGCAGGTCGCCGACGCGAGGACGAACAGCACTACACCGGTGGTGAACAGGCGCCGATATCCGTATCGGTCGCCCAGCCGCCCCGCCGGGACCAGCGTGCAAGCGTAGGTGAGCGTGTACCCGGCCAGCACCAGTTGCGCGGCTCCCGGCCCGATTCGCAGGTCGCGTTGGATGGCGGGGAGTCCGACCTGAGCGATCGTGACGTCGAGCAGCTGCATGAACGTCGCGGTGAGCACGATCGGCAGCACCAGCCGGTTCGCGAGCCCTGGCCGGGCCGCGGTGGCTTCGCCGCTACCTGTGGAGATCACTCGGCGGCCCGCGGGCGGCGCAGCACCGACATCAGCGCGGCGGCCAGGTCGTCCGGACGGGCGGCGAACGGGGTGTGCCCGCCCGGCAGCGTGCTGACCGCGAAGGGGTGCTCGGGCATGGCCGCGTCGGCTTCGGCGATCATCAGGTCCTGCGTGGCGGGAGCGAGGGCCCGGTCCGATGCGCAGCGCACGAAGGCGCGCGGCACGGCTCCCCAGCGGTCGGCGGTCACGGTGACCGCGGTGGTCGGAATCGCGATCGGCAGGTCCGGGCTCAACGCGTGCCGCCAGCGGGTGAACGCGGCCGCCGGGGTGTCGCTGTAGTGGGTGCGGCGCAGTTCCTCGACGTAGTCGGGGTCGGTGGACAGCGGGTTGATCCGCATCGCGCCGAGGGCCTCGGAATCGCCGATGTACAGGCTCGCGCCGAGCGCGTCGGCGTTCTCCGGTGCGGTGATGTAGTCGGCGAACCGGGGCCGACCGGCCGGGACGAACGCCGACAAGTAGACCTGCAGGTCCACCAGTTCCGGCGCGAGTTCCGCCGCGAGCGAGGCCGGGCCGCCACCCGCGCTGTGCGAGACGAGCACCACCTGCGAATGCCGGCGCGCACCGCGCAGCACCGCGACGATCGCGGCCGCGGCCTCGTCCATCGTCATGCCGGCCAGCGCGGACTTCTCGGTGTCCAGTCCGGGCTGGCCGGGTTCGGCGTAACCGCTCGGCAGCGGCGCGTCGAAGCCGTGTCCGGGCAGGTCGACGGCGACGCTCGCGGCGCCGCGAGCGGTGAGGGCGCGCTGCGCGGCCGCCCATTGCGCGGACGAGTGCCAAGCTCCGTGCACGAGCACGAACACGGCGTCCACTGTGGATGAATCAGTCATGGTGCTGCTCTTCCTGCTGGGCGTGCGCCCGTGATCCCGAGCGCACGCCCAGTCCAGCCGCCGATCACGCGCCGATCCACCGGGATATCTCGCAAGCGCGTTCGTGATATCTCACCGGAATGAAGGGGCGTAGGCTCGCCAGGTGGAAGCCCGGCACCTGCGCTACGCGCTCGCCCTCGCCGAACACCAGCACTTCGGCCGCGCGGCCACCGCCATCGGCATCGCGCAACCCCCGCTGTCCAAGCAGATCGCCGCCCTGGAACGGGAAGTCGGCGCCCCGCTGTTCGACCGCACGCCGCACGGCGTGTTCCCGACCGCGGCGGGGGAGGCGTTCCTGGACCGGGCGCGGCGGGCGCTGGCGGAGATGACGGCCGCAGCAGGAGACGCCGGACGGGCCGCGCGCGGCGAAACGGGTCGGCTGCGGCTGGGGTTCATCGGCTCGGCGCTGCTGGAACTGCTGCCGCGGCTGCTGGGCCGCTTCGGTCGCGAGCACCCCGACGTGCGGATGCAGGTGCAGGAACTGTCGACCGCGCACAGCGCCGCCGCGCTGCTGGCCGGGGACCTCGACCTCGCCATCGGGCGCGGCGCCCCTCGCGGCGCGGGAGCCGAGAACCTCACCTCGGTCACCGTCGGCACCGACCGGCTCGTCGCCGTCGTCGGCTCCGCCCACCCCTACGCGGGGCAGGCCGCGGTGCGCGCGGAACAACTGCGCGAGCAGGCCCTGATCATCACCCCGGCCGACGAGGAGCCCTACGTCCGCGCCGGCCTGCGCCAGCTGCTCGGCGAGGACGCGCCCGCGCTCCGCCGCGCCACCGAGGCCCGCGACGTGCACACCATCGTCGGGCTCGCCGCGTGCGGCCTCGGCGTGGGCCTCGTCCCGGCCTGCGTGCGCGCCGCCCCCCGCCCGGACACCTGGATCAGCGAAGTGCGCCCGCGCATCGACCTGCCGGAACTGGTGATGTCGTTCCGGACGCGGGACCGCTCCCCGGTGCTCGCCGCGTTCCTGGACACGACCCGCGAACAGTGCCCCGAAGTCGGCGGGAGGATCTGATCTCGTCCGGCGCAGCGGGTCGGGTGGCGGAACCGCAGCGAGAAGAACGCTGAGAACCCGCGGCGGTGCTGGTGGGCATGGTGGTCACTGCTCAGCGGCTTCGCCGCTGACAGGACAAGGATCAACGACGCCGTCCACCTGGAAGGACAGGATCAAAGGTAGGAGGTCAGCGGATTCAGGTCATGGCGGCACTCCGTGAGGAGGCGGTTGCGGAGCACCGAAGTGGACCGAGCCGGTGGCTGACCGCGGCGCTCGTGCTCAGCAGTGCAGCGATCACGGTGCTCGGCGTCTACACCGTGCTGGAGGTCTTCGGCATCTCGCCGGGAGGTTGACCGGCGCGGAGGTCGTGACGGGCGGGGATGCCGGTGCATCCGTGCTTGGATCTCCGACCGGTCGTGGTGTTGACTGTCCCGGACCCGACCGGCGGAAGGACCAGGTTGTTCACCACCCGACCGACCCTGCAGGGCACGCACGGCATGGTGTCCTCGACGCACTGGCTGGCGTCCTCGGCCGCGATGGCGGTGCTGGAGGACGACGGCAACGCCTTCGACGCGGCGGTGGCGGCCGGGTTCGTCCTGCACGTCGTGGAACCGCACCTGAACGGTCCGGCCGGTGAGGTCCCGATCATCTTCGCCCCCGCCGGGGGTGCGCCGACCGTGCTGTGCGGGCAGGGCCCGGCGCCCGCCGGGGCGACCATCGAGCACTACCGCGACCTGGGGCTGGAACTGGTTCCCGGCACCGGGCCGCTGGCCGCGGCCGTGCCCGGCGCGTTCGACGCGTGGCTGCTGCTGTTGCGCGACCACGGCACGAAAACCCTCGCCGACGTGCTCAAGTACGCCATCGGCTACGCCGAGAACGGGCACCCGGCGGTGGAGCGCATCGGGCAGACCGTGCGCACGGTGCGCGAGCTGTTCACCTCGGAGTGGGCCGCCTCCGCCGAGCTCTACCTGCCCGGCGGTGAGCCGCCCGCGCCCGGTGCGCTGCTGCGCAACCCGGCGCTGGCGCGGACGTGGCGCCGCGTGCTCGCCGAGGCCGAGGCCGCCGGGGCGTCCCGCGAGGCGCAGCTCGACGCGGCCCGGCGGGTGTGGCGCGAGGGGTTCATCGCCGAAGCTCTCGCCGACGCCGCCGCTCAGTCCACGATGGACAGTTCAGGGGGGCGGCACGCCGGCACCCTCACCGGTGATGACCTCGCCGGATTCACCGCCACCTACGAGGAACCCGCCACCTACGACTGGAACGGCTGGACCGTCTGCAAGGCCGGGCTGTGGAGCCAAGGTCCGGTGCTGCTGCAGCAGCTCGCGCTGCTGCCCGACGCGCTCGACCTCGACACCCCGGAATACCTGCACACCCTCATCGAAGGCACCAAGCTCGCGATGGCCGACCGGGAGGCCTGGTACGGCGACAGCACCGACGTCACCGTCGACGACCTGCTCGACCCCGCCTACAACGACCAGCGCCGCGCCCTCATCGGCGAGCGGGCCTCGACCGAGCTCCGCCCCGGCAGCCCCGGCGGACGCGTCCCCAAGCTCAGCGCGCACGCCCAGCGGGTGCAGCACGGGCCGCTGGACCTGATCGCGCCAGCGGGCGCGGGCGAACCCACGGTGGCGCGCAGCGGTGAGACCCGCGGCGACACCTGCCACCTGGACATCGTGGACCGGTGGGGCAACATGATCGCCGCGACGCCCAGCGGCGGCTGGCTGCACTCCAACCCGGTGATCGGCGAACTCGGCTTCCCGCTGGGCACCCGCTTGCAGATGGCGTGGCTCGACCCGGACCTGCCGAACTCGCTGGCCCCCGGCAAGCGGCCGCGCACCACCCTGACCCCGTCGCTGGCGTTGCGCGGCGACGAACCCGTGCTCGCGTTCGGCACTCCCGGCGGCGACCAGCAGGACCAGTGGAGCACGCACTTCTTCCTCTCCGTCGCCCTGCGCGAGCAGGTGCGCGGCGGCTACGACCTGCAAGGCGCCATCGACGCGCCGAACTGGCACTCCGAGAGCTTCCCCGGCTCGTTCTACCCGCGCGCCATGCGTCCCGGCGCCGTCACCGTGGAGTCCCGCATCGGCTACTCGGCGATCGCCGAGCTGCGGCGCCGCGGGCACGACGTGGCCGTGGGGGAGCCGTGGTCGGAGGGCAGGCTCAGCGCGGTCGCGCGCGACCCGGAGACCGGCATCCTCTCCGCGGCGGCGAATCCGCGCGGCATGCAGGGGTACGCGGTAGGCCGTTGACGCCGGAGTGTGATCGAAAAGTCCGATCACGCCGAACCATAGGGCCGAATGGAGCATTGTCCGTTCCACGTTCGGAGGACAGGATGGAGCCTCAACGGCTCTTGCCCGACCTCGAAGGACGACCCCGCTGTGCCCCAGCCCACCGCCGTGCGCGGTCTGCGTCGCGTTGAACTGATCACCACCGACCTGGATGGTGCGGCGCTGTTCCACCAGAACCTGCTGGGCTGGCGGGTGTGGGACTCGGCGGCGGGCGGTTTCGAGTGCTGGGTCGGCGAGCGGCACTGCGCCTCGATGCGTCCCGCCACGCACGGTGTGCGCCCCGGCTGGTACGTGGTGTTCGCCGGCGCGCGCCACGACGGTGATCTCGTCGGACCCGACGAGGTCACCGCGCGGATGGTGACCGGCCGCGCCCAGCACGGCCCGTGGGCGCCGGGCCCGCGCCGCGGCGAGCCCTGCTGGTTGGACCTGTGCACGGGTGCCCCGGAACGGGCGGACGCGTTCTGGGCGCCGACGCTGGGCTGGGCGGTGCAGGACGGGCGCTACCTCACCGGTGGCCGCCTGCTCTCCGCGCGTTCCGGGCGGTGCGTCGACGGCCGCTGGGACTGGCTGTGCCACTTCGCCACCGAGGACGTGGACTTCGCGGCGAACCGCGCGGTCCAAGGCGGCGGCCGGGTCGTGGACGGCCTGCACCACCCCGTGCTCGGCGAGGTCGTCGTCATCGCCGACCCGCAGGGCGCGGTCTACGGCCTCGCCACCGACATCGGCCGCTGGGGCGGCTCCCCGGCCGAAGGCTCCGGCCGTTGAGGGCGCTCGCGGACTGATCGTTCGATCCGCTTCGCGCCCGCGGAGGAACCACGGGCACCTGTTCGGGCCGCCTCACCCCTCGCGGGGTGCGAGTTCGCCCAGGACTCGGTGGGTGCGGTTGGCGCGGACCGAGAGGCGTTGCTCCCGGGCCGTGACGTCGATGTAGGTCTGGCTGGAGTTGATCGACGCGTGGCCCAGCAGCTTCGCGATCTCCGCCGCGTTCGCGCCGTCCTCGGCCAGCCGGGTCGCGAAGGTGTGCCGCAGCGCGTGCACCATCGCGCCCCGCTGCACCCGGTCGGAGATTCCGGCGGCGCGCAACGACTGGCGCACCAGGTACTGGAGCCCGCCGCGGCGCAGCGGTTCGCCCCGGTGGTCGACGAACAGCGGCTCGGCACCGGGCAGCCGCTCGCCGAACCGCACGCGCCGCGAACTCAGGTAGGCGCCGACGACCTCGTCGAGCGCGCCTTCGATGGGGATGGAGCGGTTCTTGCCGCCCTTGCCGTGCACGTGCAGCCGCCGGTCGCCGGGCCGCCCGGCCAGGGACGCGACGGTGAGGTCGAGCAGCTCCGCCGAGCGGACTCCCGTGCACAGCAGCACGGCCAGCACCGCCAGGTCCCGTTCCGGCCACGGGTTCCGGGCGCGGCGCCCGCCTTCGGCGACGAGCCGCAGCAATCGCTCTGGGGTGTCCTCGCCCTGCAGCGGTTTCGGCGTCGACGGCGCGCTGCGGGGTTTCGGCACCACCTGCATCGGATTGCCCCCGACGGCGCCTTCGACGACGAGGAAGCCGAAGAACCCGTTCCACGTCGACCAGGCCCGCGTCACCGACGACGCCGAGCGGGCGGCGGCGTGCCGCGCGAACGCGGACCGCAGCTGCGACGCCGTCACCGCCGCCATCGCCAGCTCGCCGACGCGCGCGCCGGTGACCTCCGCGAGCGCCCCGCCCACCGAGTCGAGATCGAGCCGGTAGGCCCGCAACGAGTTCGCGGCGAGCTTCCTGGCCTGCAGGTGTTCCAGGTACACCTCCATCCAGCGCGCCACCGAACCCCCGGTCGCCTCCCGCACGTCCGCACCTCCACCCGAGCAGAATGATCATCCGCCCCCGATGGAACCAGACACCACCGACAACCACGCCCCGACAGGGTCCCGAGCGGAGCGCGGCATCGACGATGCCGGCCACGTCCCGGAAGACGTGGCCGGCGAACGCGGGCGGTGCGGGAATCCGGTTCCCCCGCGAACCGGAGCGGCCGCGATCGGTCAGCCGCAGCGACCGTGCCGCCCGCCGACCCGCCGATCCGTCACCGGATCTCGATCGCGTTGACCTTCGGCTCGTTGTTGAGCTTGACGTTGTTCCACTTGTCGATCTTCAGGACGTCGCCGTTGTCGTCGTAGTAGACGAAGGTGTTGTTCCCCGTGGAGACCTTGCTGATCCACCGGCCGCCGAAGTCCATCTTCCCGCCGTTCGCGTAGCAGGTGACCTTCTCGGGACCGTTGCTCGCGTGCGACCAGATCTTCAGGAAGTTCTCGCCCGGAGCGCAGGCGACCTGGTTGATGGCGAACGCGGTTCCGACCGGCCCGACCATGGTGAAGGCGGCGGCCGCGATGATTGCGGCGGCCGCGCCGCGGGCGGTCTTCTTCGTCTTGGTGATCACGATTTCCCCTTGGGTCGAATGATGGATCCGCTCCGCTGACCCCTCGTTGCGGCGCGTTCCGGAATCATCGCGATCGGCGCTGTTGTTCGGCAATTGTTCTGGTGCTCGCGAGTACGTTGGGGCACACAACAATGCCCGCTCCGAGCTCGGGCGATTTGACGCGATTACATCGGTCACCTGCTGCGTCACCTGCGCGTTCTTCGCGGAGTATGCGGCTGAGGGGAGTTCTGATCGATTTCGTCGAGAGGTTTTCACGGGTCCTGAACGGTCGCGGGAAGTCCGCATTCCCCGCCTGCTGGGGCATTCGGTGCGATGAGGACGTCTCGATGAGGAATATTCAACTTGGGCGGTGGTGATCGTAATTCACGGAGAAGGAATATGACGAGCGCTGTTGGAATTGGGAAACTGCTCCGTCGTGCTTCGTTCGCGAGGGTGGAGCGTTCGCGCGGCACTCGTCACCCCGATCGAGCGGCCGGATGTTTAAACGCGGCACCGTTCGGCCGATCACGTGCTGGTGGAAGAAGTGGGGAAGGAACGGGACGGACCGGCCGTGCCGCGAGGGCTGCGCGTCGCCGGGGCCGTGAGCTGGCGGCTGCTGGCGGTGGCGGCGGTGCTCGTGGTGCTCGGCCGGATCGCGCTGGTGCTGTCCGAGCTGGTGATCTCGCTCGGCATCGCGATGCTGCTCGCGGCGTTGCTCGCGCCCCTGGTGGACCGGATGGACCACGTCGGGGTACCGCGGACCCTCGCGACGGTGCTGGCGCTGCTGCTGGGGCTCGTCGTGGTGGGCGGGGTGCTGACGCTCGTCGTGCTCACCGTGATCAACGGACTGCCCGGGTTGCAGGAGCAGGCCGCGCACACCGTGGAGAGCGTCCACCAGTGGCTCCGGACCGGGCCGCTGCGGCTCAGCCAGGGACAGCTCGACCAAGGGGTGCAGCGCGTCACCGACTACCTGCGCGGCAGCCAGAACAGCCTCACCGCGGGGGCGTTGAACACCGCGAGCACCGTGCTCAGCGTCGGCAGCGGGTTGCTGATCGCCCTGTTCACGCTGATCTTCTTCCTGCGCGACGGCCGGTCGATCTGGCGGTTCGTCCTCGATCTCACCGTGCCCGCGCACGTCCGGGACCGCGTCGACGTGGCCGGGCGGCACGCGTTCGAGTCGCTGGTCGCTTACGTCCGGGCGAGCGCGGCGGTCGCGTTGATGGACGCGGTGGGCGTCGGCGTCGGCTGCGCCATCGTCGGCGTGCCGCTGGCCGCGGCGCTGGCGGCGCTGGTGTTCATCGGCGCGTTCGTGCCCTACGTCGGAGCGATGATCGCGGGCTCGATCGCGGTGCTGATGGCGCTGGTCACCACCGGCCCGCTGCCCGCGCTCATCGTGCTCGCCATCGTCGTCGGCGTGATGCAGCTGGAGGGGCACGTGCTGCAGCCGCTGATCCTCGGGCACGCCGTGCGGCTGCACCCGCTGGCCGTCGTCCTCGGCATCACCGCCGGTTTCCTCGGTGCCGGGGTGGCGGGCGCGGTGTTCGCGGTGCCCGCGATCGCCCTGCTCAACGCCGGAATCCGGGCGCTCATCGACCCCCCGGCGGAGCTCGGCGAAACCGAGGACGCGGGCGAGGAGACCGTCGCCGACGAGCACGCGTGAGCCCGGCTCCCGGCGTGCGATCACTGGGGCGGGCGCACTTACAGTCGGACCCGTGGCGCCGGAACGGCCGGTGCGAACGCGAGAGGACCGTGACGCTGGTGCGCAAGGTGAAGGACCTGACCGGCCCCGGAGTGACCGACCGGTTCGGCATCGGAGGTACCGACCTCGGCGTGATGGCCACCGCGCCGGACGGGCGGATCGTGTCGGTGTTCGGCGACACGTTCGAACGGGCCGGCGTCGGCGGGCCGGGCTGGCGGTCACCCGTCGTGCTGTTCGCGGACCCGTCCACCGCCACCGCGGGCCTCGGGTGGACCGGGTCGATCGGCCCTGATTCCTACGCGGGCCAGGCGCTGCCGTACGAGCACGACACCGTGATCCACGGGCGCCACGTCAGCACCGTCATCCCGACGGACCTGATCACCGTCGGGGACACGATGTACCTGCACGTCATGGTGTGCCAGGGCATCGGCAACGTGCACTGGACCGAGGTGCACAGCTCCAC
This window of the Saccharopolyspora gloriosae genome carries:
- a CDS encoding MFS transporter — encoded protein: MISTGSGEATAARPGLANRLVLPIVLTATFMQLLDVTIAQVGLPAIQRDLRIGPGAAQLVLAGYTLTYACTLVPAGRLGDRYGYRRLFTTGVVLFVLASATCAAAPTGELLVLARLVQGVGSGLMGPQVLSILQSEVPVARRPHALGLLTATMGIASLIGPALGGVLLAAAPHEFGWRLVFLVNVPVGLLALAGSRLLPRGRTAAGVTVDWLGAVLATTGLGSLILPVALGRDLAPWSTWACFAVSGTVLGAFALTQRRARDPLLHPSVLRDPTTRTGILLVLMFNAGLPSFNYLLLMHLQISAGHSALAAGLLNAPYPIAAIAGSRVAPRLAARFGPRLLAVAAALFAAAASALILGISSTWATLALLVPAGAAFGVFTASAFTLVLSGVEPAAAGSAAGLLPTAQQLGGSLGVALAGATYFTAGQSFGHAMAYEAAVFLCTAGIALRVRR
- a CDS encoding alpha/beta hydrolase, which gives rise to MTDSSTVDAVFVLVHGAWHSSAQWAAAQRALTARGAASVAVDLPGHGFDAPLPSGYAEPGQPGLDTEKSALAGMTMDEAAAAIVAVLRGARRHSQVVLVSHSAGGGPASLAAELAPELVDLQVYLSAFVPAGRPRFADYITAPENADALGASLYIGDSEALGAMRINPLSTDPDYVEELRRTHYSDTPAAAFTRWRHALSPDLPIAIPTTAVTVTADRWGAVPRAFVRCASDRALAPATQDLMIAEADAAMPEHPFAVSTLPGGHTPFAARPDDLAAALMSVLRRPRAAE
- a CDS encoding LysR substrate-binding domain-containing protein; amino-acid sequence: MEARHLRYALALAEHQHFGRAATAIGIAQPPLSKQIAALEREVGAPLFDRTPHGVFPTAAGEAFLDRARRALAEMTAAAGDAGRAARGETGRLRLGFIGSALLELLPRLLGRFGREHPDVRMQVQELSTAHSAAALLAGDLDLAIGRGAPRGAGAENLTSVTVGTDRLVAVVGSAHPYAGQAAVRAEQLREQALIITPADEEPYVRAGLRQLLGEDAPALRRATEARDVHTIVGLAACGLGVGLVPACVRAAPRPDTWISEVRPRIDLPELVMSFRTRDRSPVLAAFLDTTREQCPEVGGRI
- a CDS encoding gamma-glutamyltransferase family protein, with the protein product MFTTRPTLQGTHGMVSSTHWLASSAAMAVLEDDGNAFDAAVAAGFVLHVVEPHLNGPAGEVPIIFAPAGGAPTVLCGQGPAPAGATIEHYRDLGLELVPGTGPLAAAVPGAFDAWLLLLRDHGTKTLADVLKYAIGYAENGHPAVERIGQTVRTVRELFTSEWAASAELYLPGGEPPAPGALLRNPALARTWRRVLAEAEAAGASREAQLDAARRVWREGFIAEALADAAAQSTMDSSGGRHAGTLTGDDLAGFTATYEEPATYDWNGWTVCKAGLWSQGPVLLQQLALLPDALDLDTPEYLHTLIEGTKLAMADREAWYGDSTDVTVDDLLDPAYNDQRRALIGERASTELRPGSPGGRVPKLSAHAQRVQHGPLDLIAPAGAGEPTVARSGETRGDTCHLDIVDRWGNMIAATPSGGWLHSNPVIGELGFPLGTRLQMAWLDPDLPNSLAPGKRPRTTLTPSLALRGDEPVLAFGTPGGDQQDQWSTHFFLSVALREQVRGGYDLQGAIDAPNWHSESFPGSFYPRAMRPGAVTVESRIGYSAIAELRRRGHDVAVGEPWSEGRLSAVARDPETGILSAAANPRGMQGYAVGR
- a CDS encoding VOC family protein, yielding MPQPTAVRGLRRVELITTDLDGAALFHQNLLGWRVWDSAAGGFECWVGERHCASMRPATHGVRPGWYVVFAGARHDGDLVGPDEVTARMVTGRAQHGPWAPGPRRGEPCWLDLCTGAPERADAFWAPTLGWAVQDGRYLTGGRLLSARSGRCVDGRWDWLCHFATEDVDFAANRAVQGGGRVVDGLHHPVLGEVVVIADPQGAVYGLATDIGRWGGSPAEGSGR
- a CDS encoding tyrosine-type recombinase/integrase gives rise to the protein MREATGGSVARWMEVYLEHLQARKLAANSLRAYRLDLDSVGGALAEVTGARVGELAMAAVTASQLRSAFARHAAARSASSVTRAWSTWNGFFGFLVVEGAVGGNPMQVVPKPRSAPSTPKPLQGEDTPERLLRLVAEGGRRARNPWPERDLAVLAVLLCTGVRSAELLDLTVASLAGRPGDRRLHVHGKGGKNRSIPIEGALDEVVGAYLSSRRVRFGERLPGAEPLFVDHRGEPLRRGGLQYLVRQSLRAAGISDRVQRGAMVHALRHTFATRLAEDGANAAEIAKLLGHASINSSQTYIDVTAREQRLSVRANRTHRVLGELAPREG
- a CDS encoding beta/gamma crystallin domain-containing protein, with the translated sequence MITKTKKTARGAAAAIIAAAAFTMVGPVGTAFAINQVACAPGENFLKIWSHASNGPEKVTCYANGGKMDFGGRWISKVSTGNNTFVYYDDNGDVLKIDKWNNVKLNNEPKVNAIEIR
- a CDS encoding AI-2E family transporter — protein: MGKERDGPAVPRGLRVAGAVSWRLLAVAAVLVVLGRIALVLSELVISLGIAMLLAALLAPLVDRMDHVGVPRTLATVLALLLGLVVVGGVLTLVVLTVINGLPGLQEQAAHTVESVHQWLRTGPLRLSQGQLDQGVQRVTDYLRGSQNSLTAGALNTASTVLSVGSGLLIALFTLIFFLRDGRSIWRFVLDLTVPAHVRDRVDVAGRHAFESLVAYVRASAAVALMDAVGVGVGCAIVGVPLAAALAALVFIGAFVPYVGAMIAGSIAVLMALVTTGPLPALIVLAIVVGVMQLEGHVLQPLILGHAVRLHPLAVVLGITAGFLGAGVAGAVFAVPAIALLNAGIRALIDPPAELGETEDAGEETVADEHA